The Lycium ferocissimum isolate CSIRO_LF1 chromosome 10, AGI_CSIRO_Lferr_CH_V1, whole genome shotgun sequence genome window below encodes:
- the LOC132032814 gene encoding receptor-like kinase TMK3, with protein sequence MVLCISSSMEFFFEHIWFVIVLFLAFVSLVFSVTDPNDLDIINEFKKGLENPELLKWPENGGDPCGTPVWPHIVCTGNRIQQIQVMGLGLKGPLPQNLNKLSKLTNLGLQKNKFSGKLPSLSGLSELSYAYLDFNQFDTIPSDFFDGLVNLRVLALDGNPLNATSGWLLPKGLQDSAQLTNLTLMNCNLAGPLPEFLGVMSSLEVLLLSTNRISGPIPSTFKDAEFKMLWLNDQSGDGMSGPIDVVATMVSLTSLWLHGNKFSGKIPKEIGTLTNLKDFSVNTNELVGLIPESLANMPLDNLDLNNNHFMGPVPKFKATNVSSFESNSFCQTKQGATCAPEVMALLEFLDGVNYPSRLVESWSGNDPCDGHWWGISCANMQKVSVLNLPKSNLSGTLSASIANLESVTHIYLGSNNLSGIVPSSWTSLKSLSVLDLSNNNISPPMPKFSTPLKLILTGNPKLTSSPNPSPNNNTTPANSSSSSVPSSRSNGSSTVIVKPVEHSPEKKEKSKIAIVMVPIAGFLLLVFLAIPLYIYACKKSSKDKHQAPTALVVHPKDPSDSDNVVKIAIANHTNASGSASRHSDESHMVEAGNLLISVQVLRNVTKNFSPEKELGRGGFGVVYKGELDDGTQIAVKRMEAGIISNKALDEFQSEITVLSKVRHRHLVSLLGYSVEGRERILVYEYMPQGALSRHLFHWKNYKLEPLSWKKRLNIALDVARGLEYLHTLAHQSFIHRDLKSSNILLGDDFRAKVSDFGLVKLAPDGEKSVVTRLAGTFGYLAPEYAVTGKITTKADVFSFGVVLMELLTGMMALDEDRPEESQYLVSWFWNNKSSKEKLMATVDPALDVKEDITESISTLAELAGHCTAREPGQRPDMGHAVNVLSPLVEKWKPLEDDPEDYCGIDYSLPLNQMVKGWQESEGKDLSYMDLEDSKGSIPARPTGFADSFTSADGR encoded by the exons ATGGTGCTTTGTATATCTTCATCTATGGAGTTTTTTTTCGAACACATATGGTTTGTTATAGTCCTGTTTCttgcttttgtttcacttgttTTTAGTGTCACTGACCCTAATGACTTAGATATTATCAATGAGTTTAAAAAAGGTTTGGAAAATCCTGAACTTTTGAAGTGGCCTGAAAATGGTGGAGACCCTTGTGGTACTCCAGTTTGGCCACATATTGTATGTACTGGTAATAGAATTCAACAAATTCAAGTTATGGGGTTGGGACTAAAAGGCCCTTTACCTCAAAACTTGAATAAGTTGTCAAAGTTGACAAATTTAGGCTTGCAAAAGAACAAATTTAGTGGAAAGTTGCCATCTTTAAGTGGTTTGTCTGAATTGAGCTATGCTTATTTGGATTTCAACCAGTTTGACACAATCCCATCAGATTTTTTTGATGGACTTGTGAATCTACGAGTTTTGGCTTTGGATGGAAATCCTTTGAATGCTACTAGTGGTTGGTTATTGCCAAAAGGGTTGCAAGATTCAGCTCAGTTGACTAATTTGACATTGATGAATTGCAATTTGGCTGGTCCTTTACCTGAGTTTCTTGGAGTTATGTCTTCTTTAGAGGTTTTGTTGTTGTCTACTAATAGAATTTCAGGGCCTATTCCAAGTACTTTTAAGGATGCAGAGTTCAAAATGCTTTGGTTGAATGATCAATCTGGTGATGGGATGAGTGGACCAATAGATGTTGTTGCAACAATGGTGTCACTCACAAGTCTTTGGCTTCATGGGAACAAATTTTCAGGTAAAATCCCAAAGGAAATTGGTACTTTAACAAACCTGAAAGATTTCAGTGTGAACACAAATGAACTTGTTGGTTTAATCCCTGAAAGTTTAGCAAACATGCCATTAGACAATCTTGATTTGAATAACAATCATTTTATGGGACCAGTACCTAAGTTTAAGGCTACTAATGTTAGTAGTTTTGAGTCCAACTCTTTCTGTCAAACCAAACAAGGTGCAACTTGTGCCCCAGAGGTTATGGCACTTTTAGAGTTTCTTGATGGGGTGAATTATCCTTCTAGGCTTGTTGAATCATGGTCCGGAAATGACCCTTGCGACGGACATTGGTGGGGAATAAGCTGTGCCAATATGCAAAAAGTTAGTGTCCTAAACTTGCCTAAGTCTAATCTTTCCGGGACCTTGAGTGCTTCGATCGCGAACCTTGAATCCGTTACTCACATTTATCTTGGATCCAATAATCTTTCTGGTATTGTTCCATCTAGTTGGACTAGTTTGAAATCTCTATCTGTCCTTGAtttgagtaataacaatatttCCCCACCAATGCCAAAATTTTCCACCCCTTTGAAACTTATTCTAACTGGAAATCCCAAACTTACATCTAGTCCAAACCCTTCACCAAACAACAATACGACCCCTGCGAATTCATCCTCGTCGTCCGTGCCATCTTCACGATCAAATGGTTCGAGCACGGTGATTGTCAAACCGGTTGAGCACTCAccggaaaagaaggaaaagtctAAGATAGCCATAGTTATGGTACCTATTGCTGGTTTTCTACTTTTGGTTTTTCTTGCTATTCCACTGTACATTTATGCCTGTAAGAAGAGTAGTAAAGATAAGCATCAAGCTCCAACTGCTCTTGTGGTTCATCCTAAAGATCCATCCGATTCTGATAATGTGGTCAAGATTGCAATTGCCAATCACACTAATGCAAGTGGTTCTGCTAGCAGACATAGTGATGAGTCCCATATGGTTGAAGCTGGGAATTTGCTCATATCAGTTCAAGTACTACGGAACGTGACTAAGAATTTTTCTCCAGAAAAAGAACTTGGGCGTGGTGGTTTTGGTGTGGTATATAAGGGAGAATTAGATGATGGGACACAAATAGCTGTCAAAAGAATGGAAGCTGGAATTATTAGCAACAAAGCTTTGGATGAATTTCAATCCGAAATTACTGTTCTGTCCAAAGTTCGGCATCGGCATTTAGTGTCTCTACTGGGATACTCAGTTGAAGGTAGGGAAAGAATTCTGGTTTATGAGTATATGCCACAGGGTGCACTTAGTAGGCATCTTTTCCACTGGAAAAATTACAAATTGGAGCCTCTTTCTTGGAAGAAAAGGCTTAATATTGCCTTAGATGTTGCTAGAGGGCTGGAGTATTTACACACACTGGCTCATCAGAGCTTCATACATAGAGATCTCAAATCCTCAAATATCTTGCTCGGTGATGATTTCCGAGCAAAAGTGTCCGACTTTGGACTCGTCAAACTTGCTCCTGATGGAGAGAAATCTGTGGTCACCAGGCTGGCCGGAACTTTTGGATATCTGGCACCTGAATATGCTG TTACGGGTAAAATCACCACGAAAGCAGATGTTTTTAGCTTCGGCGTTGTGTTAATGGAGTTGTTAACTGGGATGATGGCACTTGATGAGGATAGACCCGAGGAAAGCCAGTACTTGGTTTCATGGTTCTGGAACAACAAATCATCTAAAGAGAAACTTATGGCAACCGTTGATCCAGCTCTAGACGTGAAAGAGGACATAACCGAGAGCATCTCAACCTTAGCTGAACTTGCTGGCCATTGCACTGCAAGAGAACCTGGGCAACGACCCGATATGGGCCACGCCGTGAACGTGCTATCCCCGCTTGTTGAGAAATGGAAGCCTCTCGAGGATGATCCCGAGGACTATTGTGGTATTGACTATAGTCTTCCCCTCAATCAAATGGTCAAAGGCTGGCAAGAATCGGAAGGCAAAGACTTAAGTTACATGGACCTCGAGGACAGTAAGGGTAGTATTCCTGCAAGACCAACTGGATTTGCAGATTCCTTTACATCAGCTGATGGTAGATAG